The segment CTGGTCGTGCTGCCCCCCACCGTGACCGACGCGGGCCGGTACGAGCGGCTGCCTTGCAAGAAACTCGTGAACCGCCTGGCGATCCCGCAAGCTGTCGAGGTGGCCGGGCAGACCTACCGCCTGCGCGAGCTGCTGGGCCTGGAGCGCGCGCCGCAGGCCCAGGAGGAAGCGCCGCCCGCGGCCATGCGCGCCCCGGTGTTCAGCGAGCAGCGTGACGGTGGCGACCAGGAGCACCGGCGGGTGGACTACACGCGGCTGGTCGAGCGCGCCCAGGACCTCACGGTGAGCCGTGGCCGCAACGAGGCCGGGTTCTGGCTGGCCTGCCAGCTCCGGGACAACGACTTCGCCCAGGACGAGGCGCTGGAGATCGGGCCCTACTGGCTCTCCCTGCTGCCGGGCACGAACACCAAGGGGGCCAAGGAGGCGTATGTGCTCGCCCACTACGAGGCCTCGGTGCGCAGCGCCTACCGCAAGATTCCCGCCGGTCGGGAAGCCAGGCCCTGGGTGAAGGGCTTCGGCCGCTGAGGAAGTCTTTCTTGACTTCTTAGTAAGTTAAAACTATAGTAAGAGAGCGCGGGGGGAACCTTCCACACCCGCCCCCCGCGCGAAAGGAGCGAAACGATGTCCCTCACCCCGGCGGAACGTGGTCAACGTGGCGGTCTGAGAACCGTCGAGCGGCACGGCAACATGCACATGGAGTGCATCGGCCGACTTGGCTTCCAGATCACGGTGGAGCGCTACTACGGCGGCGACGCGCATGCCTACATGGCGGCGCTGCGCGGGCGCCAGGGCGCCGGTGCCCGGGTCAAGTACGACCCGCAACTCGGGTGTCGTGTGGGCACCGCCTGAATGACGTGTGGGCGGCTCTGGGCCGCCCACCGCTGATCCACCCCGCACCTGGTTTCCACACCCGCAGGATGCCCAGTCAGAAATCGGGAAGGAGCGATCCAACTCCGACTTCCTTTGCCTCTCACCTTAGCACGCGCCCTCGCGGCCGGAAAGGACCACACCATGATGTACGCCCAGTCCGCCCCCCTGCCCACGCCGCCTCCCGGCAAGGTCAGCTTCCCGCATACTCAGGGAATGCCCAGAAAGCCCCTGCCCGAAGTGCTGAAATCCTACCCGGCGCTCGACAAGCTCACCTGGATCTACGTCCGCGATAATCCGGGCACCATTCACGTGCAGGACATGGCGGAGCACTACGGCCACCACTTCCAGACGATGGCCGCGAGCCTGCGGCTGCTCAAGCAGAACGGCCTGGTGGTCGCCACGAAGGAGGGGGAATTTACCCCCGGAGAGGGCCGCGAGGCGGGCGCGTACCGGGTGGCCACCGCCGAGGAGCTGGCCCACGCCAAGCCCTACGACGCGACCATGAAGGCTCGGGGCAAGAATGCGGCCGCGATGGTGGGCAGAGGCTCCTCCACTCGGGAAGGAGCTGAAGTCGAAGGCGCCGTCGCCCGCGCTCCACGCCGGAGGAAGGGGACGGGCGATGGCTGAGGACCTGCACGCCCAGTTGGTCGAGCTGCTGATCAGTTGCGGCCACACGCCCGAAGAGGCCGAGCACCTGGCCCGCGAGACCGCCCGCCACCTGCGCAGCGCCGCCATCGGCACGTCCTACGGGCACCTGTGGCCGGACGATCTGCCCCGAATCTGGGCCGCCGCCGAACGCCACGGCCGTCGGCGCCTGGTGGTGGAGATCGTCGCCGAAGGCCGCGAGCAGGACGAGTACGACGGGCACGTGACCGCCCGGGTCGTCGAGGCCGAGGACTGGCCGGACTGGAACGAAGCGAAGCGTGTGTACGCCGCCTACGCCCAGGCGCTCGCCGCCCGTTCCGCCGACGTGGACCCGCTGACCCTGGCCCACCGGCTCGCCACGGCCGACCTGGAGCCCACGCCGGACGAAGGGCTGCCCAGGCCCGCGGCCAGTCCCGAGACGGCTCTCCAGGAGGCGCACCACCTGGTTGCCGAGGCCATGACCCTCGCTGCTCGACCCGATCAACGCGAACTGCTCGCGCGGGCCCGGAAGCTCCTGCTGGACCTCCAAGCGCGCACCCTGAACTGAGGTGAACCTGTGAGCGACCACGACCACACCGCGAGGCTGCTGAACGTTCTTGGGGACGCCCTGCATGAGGCCGCCGCCGAGCTGCTGGACGGCAACGAGCGGCAGGCCGCCGCCCTGTTGCGCCGGGTGCATGACGCCCTTCGGGCGGCTGAACCTGCCTCAACCTGGGACACGTTGGCGCTGGTGCTCGAACCGCACGTCGCACCCCTGCTGCCCCCGGCCGAGGCTGACGACGCCTGGCCCTTCAACGAATGCCTCGACGATCTGCCCGACCCGGAGGAGGACTCGCCCCCGCCGAACCTGCCGTTCTCGTTCAGGAAGGCCAACTGATGTACACCCTGCACTGTATGGACCCCCGTGATCCTTTGGGTTACCCGGACACCCAGGGCACCGACCTCGCCGAACTTCAGCAGCTCTGTGATCAGAGCAACGCCCGCGCGCTGGAGGAGGACGGCTTCGAGCAGTATTGGATCGTCGAGGGAGGCCGCATCATCTACCCCCCGGCCTTCGTGAGAGACGAGGAACACGAACCCCTCCTCACGCCCTGGGGCCGGGCGTTGCGGCGCACCGAGGTGCAGCCCGGCGTGACCTGGGTGGTGAGCAACCGCCACGGCGGCTACCACCTCAGCCCCGAGGTCAACGCCTGCATCCCCGAGGCGGTGCGTCGATCCAACGGCTACTACGAGGGCGACGTGGAGGCCTCCCTCTGTGCCTACTTCGTGCCACTGCGGGGTGCTTCTCCGGCGGACGTCCTGGTCGTCATCGAGAAGGAGTACCCGGAGGTGTACGCCGGGCTCGTCAGCGGCCGAATCAAGGCCCCTTCGGGAGCATCGTCGTGAACCTTTCCCCAGCTCAAGGAGCCCCGGCATGACGCCGAACGACGCCGCCACCATCACCTTTGTCCGCCATGCCCTGTCCAACGGCCTGGAAACTGTGATCGCCCACTACGACCCCCAGGCTCCTGCCCTGACCGAACTGGCGGACAACATCGAGTTCGTGTTCGGCCGCAAGCTGGAGTTCTACCTGGGCCAGCCCGGCGGTCCTCGCAGCGGGGTCTTCGCCACGGCGTGGCGTGAGCACCTGTACCCCGACGTGCCCCTGCCCGAGCAGCCGAACGAACTGAGGGTCCTTCCGACCGATGCGGACTTCAGGGCCTACATCGAGGGTGCCATGTCTGCCCAGCTCGCCTACCAGGCGCAGCAGCAGGCGGGTGAACGCGCGCGCCGGGAAGCTGAGGTGGAGGCGCAGCGGGTGGCGCTGCTGGAGCGGCTGCGGGGCCGCGTGGTCGAGGTGGTCACCAGCCGCGACCACGGCCTCCCCATCAAGGTGCCGAACGGCGAGCTGACGGTGCAGGAGGCGCGGCTAGCCTGGGGGGACCCGCGCTTCCACTGGAACGATACCGAGCAGGACGACATGGGGATTCCGCTGGACTATCTGGACTGGCCCCGCACGTCGATTGCCGACCACCCTTATCCCGATGATGACGACCGCCTGTGAGGGGGAACCCATGATTGATCGCCTGACCGAACGGCAGCGAGCCGCCCAGGCTCTCGGCGCCGCCGCCGATCTGATGACGACCACCGCCGCCCTGATCGAGCAGGGTGAGGACGTCGAGGCAGAGTGCCGCTTGCGTGTCCTCCGGGAGGCCCTGAACGCCGCTGACCCCGCCCAGGGGTGGGAGCGGGTGGCCCAGGCCATCGCGGCGGCTACCGCGCCGATCCTCGTGCCGGGTGCCTCAATCGGCCAAGCTAGCGTCAATCCCCAGCCGGGAGAGGAGCACTTGAGCGAGCGTGACCGGCTGGCCCGTGGTCTGAACCTCCCCGACTCGTGGACAGAGGCCATCGAGGAGACGCGCCGCGCTGGTCCAAGAACGGTCGAGCAGTGGGAAGCCGATGCCCAAGCCCGTGAGGACCGCGCCCGCGCTGACAGAAAGCTCAACTGATACATGTTATTCTGTTATGAACGTAATGCCTTGTCCGGCTGGCTGGTCCTGCGGACACGCCCCAGCGCACCGACACTTTGTAGGAGAACTGATGACTCTCACGGCTTTGCGGTACGTCCTGTACCTCGTGACCTTCGTTTCCGGCATCTTCTTCGGATGGAGTACCACACCAGATGAACTCACGGCCTGGGTGAAAGGGATTGCCCTGGCTGCCCTGGTCGCGTTCGGCTTCTACATCGCCGCCAAGTGGAAGGGCCGCGAGGTTGATGAGGAACTGTTCCCGCTCATTACGGTGAATGTTCTGCTGTGGGTGGGCGGTGCGGCGCTAAGCGTGTGGTTCCACCACGGGTTCTAGTTCTTGCCACGGGAGGCGGGGGCGGTTCGCACCGGCGGGCCGCCTCTGTTTTGTCTCTTGCTCCCCAGAGGGCGGAGCGGTGGCACCCGGCAACTTCCCCTGCCCCAGCCACTTAGAGCCACCGCATCGTGAACAGCCGCGCCAGAAGTGGGCGCAGGGGTCGCGCGAGCATCACCCGCAGCACCCGCTCCCGGGGTCCTGGTGTTCGGACGGGCCGCCCGAAGAACATGTTGAACTCCGCCTGCCGGGCCGCGACGCGCGCCCCCCGGCGGCGCTGCCGCTGGTAAGCCAGGAGAGGGCTGCGGGAGGACCCCTCGCCCCGGACCTCCTGTTCGAGCGCACCTGCCAGCGCCGCCGCGTCCAGCAGGCCCAGGTTCATCCCCTGCCCCCCGATGGGGCTGACCTCGTGCGCCGCGTCCCCCACCAGCACGACGCGGCCCTTCACGAACCGCGTGGCGAGGTGGCGACCCACCCCGAAGGGGCTGAGCATGCTGCACGTAGAGGCGGGCACGTGCAGGCCCGTCCGGGTGTGAATGAGGCGGCAGAGGTCCTCGGCGCCCTCGCGCAGGCCGGGCTCACTTCGCACCACCCAGCGCCGCTTGCCGTGCGGCAGCGGAAAGGCCTCCACCACCCCACCCTGGGTGACGTGAATCACGGCGGTCGCCCCGTAGGTCGTCGTGTCCTCGAAGTCCCCCATCAGGTAGCGGTCCTGGTACGGCCTGCCGGGGTAGGCGATCCCCGCGAGCTGGCGGACCAGGCTCCGGTGGCCGTCCGCGCCGACGACGAAGCGGGCCCGTACCTGATGCACTTCCCCGGCGTTGTCCCGGTAGGTCACCGTGGCATGAGACGTGCCGTCGTCCACATCGACGACGCTGACCCCTCGCCGCAGGGTGCCTGGGCGCAACTCGTGAAGCCGGGCCTCCAGCAGCGTCTCCGTGTCCCGCTGCGGCAGCGCCAGGATGAACGGGTAGGGAGACACGCCGCTGAACTCCAGCTCGCCGAGCACGCCGCGTTCCCCACGCACCAGCGCCCCCCTGATGAGGACCCCCCGCGCCACCATCCGGTCGGCCAACCCGAGCCTCCCCAGCAGCTCCAACGCAGGCGGGTGAATCCCGATGGCTCGGGAGTGGGGCGGGGGCGCCTCCCGCTGCTCCAGCACCAGAAAGCTCAGGCCGCGCCGGGCTAGGCGGCACCCCAGGAACAGCCCGACCGGGCCACCGCCCACCACCACGGCGTCGAAGTCCACGTCAGGCGACATAGGTGAGTAGGTGCCGGAACGGGAAGAGGGGCCGAACCTGCCAGCCGGGGGGAACCGTAGCCTGGAGTTCCGCCCGGGTATAGCTGCGCCGGATGGAGGTCAGGCCGTCCTCGCGGATGAACGAATGCGGGAAGGGCCGCGCGGCCACCGAGAACAGCCGGTACGCCCAGGGGTGGCGTTCCAGGTCGCTGTGCAGGACCTTGACCGCGCACAGGCGCTCGCTGTCGTGCAGGAGCATTGCGAGTTCGTCGGCCGTCAGGTGGTGCAGCAGGTGATTGGAGGTCACGAAGTCGAAGCGCCGGCCCTCCCGCACCAGGTCGCCGCTGAGGACCTGCCGGAACTGCACGCCGGGCATGGGGGGCAGCTCGCGGGCGAAGGCCACGGCGCGCGGGTCCGCGTCGATTCCCAGCACGTCGAGCGCCAGGCCGTCGCGCCGGGCCCAGGTGGCGAAGGCACGCGGCACGTCGCCGCCACCGCTTCCCACGTCGAGGAGGGTGCGGGGTCTTTCCGGGTGCAGGTGCGGCCGGATCTCCTGCCGGTAGACGCGCCCCCAACCCGACAGCACGGCGTTGACGACCCGAAACTGAACGTAGGTGTTGCGCAGTTGCTGGGGATCGCAGCCCGCGTCGTCCATCAGCTCGTGCGCCGCGGTGTCGCGCCGGGCCAGGGAGCCGCCCATTCAGACCACCGGGGGCAGCTTCGTGAACAGGCCCATCTCCACGGTGAGGCCGGGACCGAACGCCATCGCGCAGACGCGCTCACCCGAAACCTCCGGTGCCTGCTGAGCGACCTGCTGGAGAATGAACATCACCGTGGCGCTGCTCATGTTGCCATAGTCGCGCAGGACCGCGCGGGAGGGCGTCAGTTGCTCGTCGCTCAGCCCCAGTACACCCTGCACCTTGTCGAGGATGCTGCGCCCGCCCGGGTGGATCGCCCAGTGCCGCACGTCGCGGTGCACGGCCTCCGCCAGCTCCGCGTCCCCCGCCAGCAGGGGCGCGAGCGCCCCGTGGATGTGCTCCTCGATGATCTGCGGCACGTAGGTGGACAGCACCATCTTGAAGCCCTGGTCGCCGATGGTCCAGGCCATGTCCGCCTCGCCGGTTGGGGTCAGGGTCGTGTCGAGGCTGTCCACGCGCAGGGCGTGACTGCCGGGGCGGGGTGGTCGGGCACTCACGAGCGCGGCAGCGGCCCCGTCGGCAAAGACCGAGTTGGCGATCAAGGTGTCGGGGTCGGTGTCGAGCTGCACGTGCAGCGAACACAGCTCCGCGCAGACGATCAGGACGACGGCGGACGGGTCGGCCTCGCAGAAGGCCTTCGCTGCCCGCAGCGCCGGGAAGGCGGCGTAGCAGCCCATGAAGCCCAGGTGGTAACGCTGGGTGGTGGGCGCGAGCCCGAGGTCCCGCACGAGGTGGTAGTCCGGCCCCGGGGCGAAAAACCCGGTACAGGACACGGTGATCACGTGGGTCACGTCGGCGGGTCCCAGGTCCGGGCAGCGGTCCAGCACCCGCGCGGCGGCGACCGTGAACAGCTCGCGGGCCGCGCGGGCGTACACCTCGTTCCGGGCGCCGGTGCTGGGGGTCAGCACCTCGCGGGTGTCGGGGTTGAAAAAGACGCCGGGACCCTCGCCGGGCTGCAAGAGCATGTCCTTGACCGCGCTGTGGCGGCGCTCGATGCCCGAAGCGTTGTAGATGCTGCCCACGAGGCGTTGCGCCCGGCGGTCGAGAGCGGGTTGCTCCCGCATCAGGTCCCGGATGAATGACTGCTCGTACACCGCCTCTGGAACAGCCGTGTCGATGGCGTGAACGTAGACGGACATGGCTCACGCTAACGCTGAGCGCAACCGGGCAGTGCGCTCAGCCCCGCATTCTCCCGCCTTCTGGCTGGAATTAAACGGTTCGCAAAAAATATGATGAGCAACCCGTCAGATTGAAGGTCGCGGTGGAGGCGACAGGTGCGCGGCAGTCTCGCGTCGAGGTGGCCGCGCGAAGCCGCGCCGTCACCCGCACCTCGCCCTGAAGGGCTCGGCACGTGCGCCGTCCCGACGCGGGAGGGCAGAACTGGAACACACGCGGAGGTCGGGTGGACCTGAGCTGCCGAGGAGTGTGCAGAAGTATCGTTGCAGACAACAAGAAATTGTTCTCTACCTATGTTTCTTCTGTACTAAGAGGTACAGGGAACACCCTCCACACCCGTTCCCTGTGGCAAGGAGCGTCATGACGCAGATCGAGTACCCCGACGGACAGGCAGAAGTCACCAGATTCACCCACGGCGGGCGGGGACGCGAGGAACTGTTTACCAGCGCCCTTCACCCCGACGAGCGCTACCGCCAGCGCGTGCATGTGGTGGACGCGGGCGACTTCACCCCCGCCTTGGACCTGGAACGTGATGCCGACCCCAACCACTGCCGGTTGTGCCTGTTGAGCCACCTGCACTCCCAGGCCCGCCACGCCGAGGAGATCAGCGGCCACGGGTACTGAGCTTGAGCCCGAAGGGCGGACGCCTACCATCAAAAGCCGGTAAACAGGTTTACAGTCTTACCGGCTTTTCTTGACACCTAAGTATGTTGGAAGTATACTAAGCATATAGGGAAGCACCTTCCACACCCGCTTCCCTATGCGAGAGGAGCGATATGACCACCACGCAGCACAATCCCCGGCCCGGTTTGATCTTCGAGTACATCTACACGGGCGAGGCCTATTTCCGCGCGACCCTCAACGACGACCTCACGGTGACGATGGTGGACGCGCAGACCACCCGCACCGTGACCGTGGGTTCCCTCTACAGCCTCGGCACGCTGGAGATGTGGGCGCGGCGCTGCCTTGCCACCCTGCGCGGTGAGGCGACCCACTGCACCCTCGGCCCGGTGGGCGAGCGGCTGGCCCAGAGGTACGCCGAGGGGTGCAAGCCACTGGGGAACAAGCGCGGGTCGGCGTTTCACCGCGCCCTGGGGCGGTTGGGTATTCCCTCGCACGCCCATTACGAGGTGTGCGGCATGGCCCTGGGCCAGCCGGTGAGCAGCCTCGCGGCGCTCAGCGAGCACGACGCCCGCAAGGCGTGGGCCTACGCCCGCCGCGAGTACGCCCCCGCGCACGCGGCCTGAAGCCCGCGAGCGGCCCCGCTCCCAGCGGGCGGGGCCGGAATCCAGGAGTGCCGATGCCCAGCCGCACCGCCGCGCAGGTGGACGGGTGACCGCCGTGCCCCCCCTGCCCGAACCCCAGGCCAAGCCGCCCTCCCCCTACGTCCAGCGCGCGATGGCCGCCGAACCCCTGTACGTCCTCGCCCTGCCGCTGCACTTCACCTTCGGCCAGGAGACGCCCCTGAGCGTGCGCCTCGCCCTGGTGTGGGCGCGGGGTGGCCTCTACGGCAGCGCCGCCGACGACGCCCGGCGCCTCTACCTCATCGCCACCCCGCCCGAGGAGGCGCAGGACCTGCACGCGCTGGCCCGCGAGGACTACCCGGGCGCCCGCCTGACCGCCGTGGTGTTCACCACCCGCAACGACCCGAACGCCCTGCCGCCCCTGGCAAAGCTCGGCCTGTACGTCTGCCCCGTCTGGTTCTGACCCCCGCCACGTCCGGCCCCGTCCACGCGGCGGGGCCAGAAAGGAGCGCCCATGCCCGAAGTCGCCCCCCAGCGCACTTCAGAGGCCGAGACCTACGCCGAGCAGGCCCGCGCCATCCGGGCCGATCTCGCTTACAGCCTGCGCGCCGCCCGCCGCGCCGTCCGGGCCGGGGACCTGCACCCCGACCACCTGCGCCTGCTCCGGTGCGCCCGCTATGCCGGGAACAGTCACGGCCACCAGCACCCCAATCCCGACCGGGCCAGCGCCTGCCAGCGCCACACCGAGCGCACCCGGCAGACCCTGGAGAACGTGCGGGCCGTGCTCGAAGTGGACGGGTCGCCCCGGGGCCAGACCGCTCTGCTGCGCCTCCAGGTCAGCGCCGACCTGTACGCCCTGCTCGCCGCCACCGCCCCCCACTGACTCCCGGAGGAGCGCCTATGTCCAAGACCAGTCGCCCTGCCCACCAGCTCCGCCGCGCCATCGAGGCCGCCAGCGTCCCC is part of the Deinococcus aestuarii genome and harbors:
- a CDS encoding bifunctional DNA primase/polymerase; this encodes MSLTPHDLLRTARQYVDAGLSIIPAGVSGPYAKHPHYDALKKTDHCYWDEGRGKWVATWMAFRERLPTQGELHAWFITHGAPGMALVTGEISGLIALDFDQGAGVEMMRHIGVEPHVRSAGGGYHAYVRHPGWHVPTTNSKTKTTLPPGVDVRGDGGLVVLPPTVTDAGRYERLPCKKLVNRLAIPQAVEVAGQTYRLRELLGLERAPQAQEEAPPAAMRAPVFSEQRDGGDQEHRRVDYTRLVERAQDLTVSRGRNEAGFWLACQLRDNDFAQDEALEIGPYWLSLLPGTNTKGAKEAYVLAHYEASVRSAYRKIPAGREARPWVKGFGR
- a CDS encoding type III polyketide synthase; translation: MSVYVHAIDTAVPEAVYEQSFIRDLMREQPALDRRAQRLVGSIYNASGIERRHSAVKDMLLQPGEGPGVFFNPDTREVLTPSTGARNEVYARAARELFTVAAARVLDRCPDLGPADVTHVITVSCTGFFAPGPDYHLVRDLGLAPTTQRYHLGFMGCYAAFPALRAAKAFCEADPSAVVLIVCAELCSLHVQLDTDPDTLIANSVFADGAAAALVSARPPRPGSHALRVDSLDTTLTPTGEADMAWTIGDQGFKMVLSTYVPQIIEEHIHGALAPLLAGDAELAEAVHRDVRHWAIHPGGRSILDKVQGVLGLSDEQLTPSRAVLRDYGNMSSATVMFILQQVAQQAPEVSGERVCAMAFGPGLTVEMGLFTKLPPVV
- a CDS encoding class I SAM-dependent methyltransferase; the encoded protein is MGGSLARRDTAAHELMDDAGCDPQQLRNTYVQFRVVNAVLSGWGRVYRQEIRPHLHPERPRTLLDVGSGGGDVPRAFATWARRDGLALDVLGIDADPRAVAFARELPPMPGVQFRQVLSGDLVREGRRFDFVTSNHLLHHLTADELAMLLHDSERLCAVKVLHSDLERHPWAYRLFSVAARPFPHSFIREDGLTSIRRSYTRAELQATVPPGWQVRPLFPFRHLLTYVA
- a CDS encoding DUF7007 domain-containing protein, with protein sequence MDPRDPLGYPDTQGTDLAELQQLCDQSNARALEEDGFEQYWIVEGGRIIYPPAFVRDEEHEPLLTPWGRALRRTEVQPGVTWVVSNRHGGYHLSPEVNACIPEAVRRSNGYYEGDVEASLCAYFVPLRGASPADVLVVIEKEYPEVYAGLVSGRIKAPSGASS
- a CDS encoding FAD-dependent oxidoreductase, which encodes MSPDVDFDAVVVGGGPVGLFLGCRLARRGLSFLVLEQREAPPPHSRAIGIHPPALELLGRLGLADRMVARGVLIRGALVRGERGVLGELEFSGVSPYPFILALPQRDTETLLEARLHELRPGTLRRGVSVVDVDDGTSHATVTYRDNAGEVHQVRARFVVGADGHRSLVRQLAGIAYPGRPYQDRYLMGDFEDTTTYGATAVIHVTQGGVVEAFPLPHGKRRWVVRSEPGLREGAEDLCRLIHTRTGLHVPASTCSMLSPFGVGRHLATRFVKGRVVLVGDAAHEVSPIGGQGMNLGLLDAAALAGALEQEVRGEGSSRSPLLAYQRQRRRGARVAARQAEFNMFFGRPVRTPGPRERVLRVMLARPLRPLLARLFTMRWL